The window CGACACCCACGAAGCTTGTATATAGAGCCCTATCTATCGATGGATTTACTACATAATATTACACTCTGGTCGCAAAAGCCTTGGTAGCACTTTCAATCGCGGTACGTATCcaaaaaaactaatttgatcAAAAATTGTATTCATTGAAAGAGGTGACGGGTAACTTAGTATCACCGGCCctaatttcaccacggctacaattgtcagtgacatatattatgtcgagcgacaattgtcaagcgacaggtgacatattacaattttataaaatattttcaatagaattacttacaaacatgacaggcattttgctacaattgtatgtattacaattatgttgtgaaacaagaataatttttctagtcgacatatttgtagaattgtcgatgaatcttgacaggaaatgagttatatgtcggaatttcgtgacaattgccgtgtttcttgtgacagttgtcataaacttagcaagagaaatatctgtttttttccgatataataatttttttttaataatacaatgatggtggcaaacaggaatacggcccgctcGAAATTGGGGCCTGATTGACATTATTGTGGCTAAATGCGTTAGAAATTACGTGTCAGCTGACTCAGTGCTTTAGCGGTTTAAGGAAGATTTAAATGGAAAACAAGAAAGAAGAATTCTATTAATGCCTCTATTGCCTCGCACTTGCTCGCACGTCAACAAAATTGAGCAGACTTTAAATACGACTCGTAGGTATGTTCGAtttcattttaaatgtttttaattacacATCACAAGATTCAATTACAATAGTATGTGTCACCATCTTCACTTTTTTCCTTCACCGCCAACAGTCTCACCAACTCCAGACCGTCCGAGTATATCAGATGGTTCTCTTTATCGAACGCCATGGCCATCACTCCAGGGACACGCACTACCTGTTTCACTTTCTGATCAGTCGTGTTCACTACATATATAGCACTGTCAGTACTCACAAACACTGCGCCTTTATTATCTGACGCCATGCCTGAAAACTGAGGCTTAGCGCGCAATAAGACATGCTCGTGTGAAATTTTCTTGACACCATACAACCCTGACACGTTCACAAAAAAAATGTAGTCTTCTTTATCGAAAACAAATTGATTCACTTTCGTGTTTTTCAGTTGACGCACAACCTTGATCGTCCTATCTTTGTATACGTACACATTTAGATTAGGGAACTGGATGAAGTATATGTTTTTGTTGAAATATAGCCACCAGATATCTAAATTTGTGATTGCTAAGCTCGTAAGAGTTTTATCGACAGGTCGGTATCGGTGTATGCCGTTGCTTCCTCCGAAGTATATCTCGTCGTCAATATTGTTGCTTGCTATAGCATAAGAGTCTTTAACGCCTTTGATAACTCTTAGGTCTTTACTGTCAATATCGAGTATCACGGGCACGTATTCACCGTCGACATCGGAGCTGAAGTATAATGTGTTTGTCTTCCTGTGGACGGCCAGTTGGTTTGGGCTGTGTTGAATGCTGGCTAACACATCTTTTAAATAGCATTGGTGCTTATGAAAATATTCTATTGTGTTTCTGTCAACTGTTTCGGTGGTTGTTATGAGAATGAGAAGGAGcagtacttccattactgaatCGGAGTTGAATTCATGAATGAGGATTAAGACTTAAATTATTTCTATAGACTTTGGAAGTGTTTGAGTCACTTCTGGATGTGGATACTTCGAAGTCGATTATATTATGCTGATATCTGTCCCTTCGTTAATGCAAAATTTTCAACAGCGATTGTGCTTGTCTTGATGTAAGTACGTGGTCACTGCTATTAAGTTCTTTGGTGATAATTCCCTTGCGATGTATCGTTGGTGTGACAGTTTATTTGGAAAAAACGCTTCACTGTGAAATTTTGTGTTGCTGATGTTATTCGTGTACTGTTTATCAACAATCGGTCTTAACAAGAGGGATGTGTAACAAGGATGTGATTGTTTATTAACTGCGACGTTGTAAACTATTTGTATAGGAAGCCGGATTTTACTCCTACACTAGGCAATCAGGAAACGCTTAAACGTATAATTATGTGagacagtttttagggttctgtagtctgtccgtttgtccgtttgtctgtcaccaagctgtatcttaTGAACGGTGCTACTAGCTTGAAATGTTCACAGACAAtgaatttctgttgccgctataacaacaaatactaaaaagcacAGAACGCTTGGTTTTCTAGCATATGTGTTTCATTGTTTGTATTTGTTTATTTGATTGCATTTCTTTGAGGGAATTTATTACAATCTGGTCACAAAAAAGAAATCGGGTTAAGAGGATAGTGGAGGATCGCTTCTTACAAATTAGTCCCAATTTTCCTCTTAATGAACTGTTACAGCATGAAACTTGTATTGACGAGATAAATAAACGAACAGGCGTATTCTAATTTTGATTATAGGTTATGAATTCGATCTGGATTAAATATGGATCAAATTCATACCCTATAGGTAAAattactataaaactaaaattgtgacattagtaaaccagtttaaactggtactttattgtacattaaTACGGTAAACAACGGAATAAGTTTTCCAATGTTACATATGGCGGATAATGCGTTGTGGACAGAATATACAATACggtggtccttcgaaccggaccCTTTCCAGTACAATCACCATGCAAGCCTGCGGGTGACGTATTGTACTCTTTTATGCTCAAGGGACCAAAGGTGGGTTTCCGTTTGCTGGTAAAATAATGTTAGGAAGGAAAACGCGCGACAAAACTGTCAATGGTTGCGGTCGATTTGATCTGAAGAAAGCGTTACGATTTGGTGAAAATATACACAGTCtgaatggaataaaaaa of the Cydia fagiglandana chromosome 17, ilCydFagi1.1, whole genome shotgun sequence genome contains:
- the LOC134672901 gene encoding ommochrome-binding protein-like, coding for MEVLLLLILITTTETVDRNTIEYFHKHQCYLKDVLASIQHSPNQLAVHRKTNTLYFSSDVDGEYVPVILDIDSKDLRVIKGVKDSYAIASNNIDDEIYFGGSNGIHRYRPVDKTLTSLAITNLDIWWLYFNKNIYFIQFPNLNVYVYKDRTIKVVRQLKNTKVNQFVFDKEDYIFFVNVSGLYGVKKISHEHVLLRAKPQFSGMASDNKGAVFVSTDSAIYVVNTTDQKVKQVVRVPGVMAMAFDKENHLIYSDGLELVRLLAVKEKSEDGDTYYCN